One Halichoerus grypus chromosome 1, mHalGry1.hap1.1, whole genome shotgun sequence genomic region harbors:
- the AMIGO3 gene encoding amphoterin-induced protein 3: protein MVWLVLLGALLCLSRVGVGGLGAEGFVPSGPRDCPYRCVCAADLLSCAGLGLQDVPAALPAATTDLDLSHNALQRLRPGWLTPLSRLRALRLGHNELDVLGRGVFTNASGLRLLDLSSNALRALGRHDLEGLGALERLLLFNNRLAHLDELAFRGLGALSRLYLGCNQLSSFSFDHLHGLGATHLRTLDLSSNRLGRIPVAALAALPAFLKNGLYLHNNPLACDCRLYHLLQRWLQRGLSAVSDFAPQYMCLAFRVPTSRVRFFEHSRVFENCSAALAGGLERPEEQLHVQMGRPLTLRCNTSAPAVRVAWVSPKQELLVAPGSRDGSIAVLADGSLAISNVQPRHEGLFVCLAAGPRLHHNQTHEYNVSVHSPRPEPEAFNTGFTTLLGCAVGLLLVLLYVFAPPCPGCRRCYRRACTCRRLCWPRGPGPLQEPSARPSGLGATRPDVPSRKASVHKHVVFLEPGRRGLNGRVQLAVAEDFDLYNPVGLRLHAGSESASSTGSEALVMT from the coding sequence ATGGTCTGGCTGGTGCTGCTGGGCGCACTGCTGTGCCTGTCGCGCGTCGGGGTGGGCGGCCTGGGCGCGGAGGGCTTCGTGCCCTCCGGTCCCCGTGACTGCCCCTACAGATGTGTGTGCGCTGCCGACCTGCTGAGCTGCGCGGGCCTGGGGCTGCAGGACGTGCCGGCCGCGCTGCCCGCCGCCACCACAGACCTCGACCTGAGCCACAACGCGCTCCAGCGCCTGCGGCCAGGCTGGCTGACGCCCCTCTCCCGCCTGCGCGCCCTGCGCCTGGGCCACAACGAGCTGGACGTGCTAGGTCGCGGAGTGTTCACCAACGCCAGCGGCCTGCGGCTGCTCGACCTATCGTCTAACGCGCTGCGGGCGCTGGGACGCCACGACCTCGAAGGGCTGGGGGCGCTCGAGAGGCTGCTGCTGTTCAATAACCGACTGGCGCACTTGGACGAGCTCGCCTTCCGGGGCCTGGGCGCACTCAGCCGGCTCTACCTGGGCTGCAACCagctctcctccttctcctttgacCACCTCCACGGCCTGGGCGCCACCCACCTCCGTACTCTGGACCTCTCCTCCAACCGCCTGGGCCGCATCCCCGTGGCTGCCCTGGCTGCCCTGCCGGCCTTTCTCAAGAACGGCCTTTACTTGCACAACAACCCCCTGGCCTGCGACTGCCGCCTCTACCACCTGCTGCAGCGCTGGCTCCAGCGGGGCCTCAGTGCCGTCAGTGACTTCGCCCCACAGTACATGTGCCTGGCCTTCAGGGTGCCCACGTCCCGCGTGCGCTTCTTTGAGCACAGCCGCGTCTTCGAGAACTGCTCGGCCGCCCTGGCCGGGGGCCTGGAGCGGCCCGAAGAGCAGCTGCACGTGCAGATGGGTCGGCCCCTGACGCTGCGCTGCAACACCAGCGCCCCGGCTGTGCGCGTCGCCTGGGTGTCCCCGAAGCAGGAGCTGCTGGTGGCCCCGGGGTCCCGAGACGGCAGCATTGCGGTGCTGGCCGACGGCAGCCTGGCCATCAGCAACGTGCAGCCGCGGCACGAGGGGCTCTTCGTGTGCCTGGCCGCCGGGCCGCGCCTGCATCACAACCAGACGCACGAGTACAACGTGAGCGTGCACTCCCCGCGCCCGGAGCCCGAGGCTTTCAACACGGGCTTCACCACCCTGCTGGGCTGCGCCGTGGGCCTGCTGCTCGTGCTGCTCTACGTGTTCGCGCCGCCCTGCCCGGGCTGCCGCCGCTGCTACCGCCGCGCCTGCACCTGCCGCCGGCTCTGCTGGCCCCGCGGGCCCGGCCCCCTCCAGGAGCCGAGCGCGCGGCCGTCGGGGCTCGGCGCCACCCGGCCCGACGTGCCCAGCCGCAAGGCCAGTGTGCACAAGCATGTGGTCTTTCTGGAGCCGGGCCGGAGGGGCCTCAACGGGCGCGTGCAGCTGGCGGTCGCCGAGGACTTTGATCTCTACAATCCCGTGGGCCTGCGGCTCCACGCTGGCTCTGAGTCGGCTAGCTCCACGGGCTCCGAGGCTCTGGTGATGACCTAG